In Zingiber officinale cultivar Zhangliang chromosome 11B, Zo_v1.1, whole genome shotgun sequence, a single window of DNA contains:
- the LOC122033718 gene encoding probable receptor-like protein kinase At2g42960, whose product MSSDSSLHAELTQKTPVLGLRLWVIIGICIGVLIVFILSILSIWVASKRKTKRSFDTLPISQIPNVSKEITVDRVGKQCVAQTLQDREGPFFLPQDKFSDMDSGKTLAQLTMSKSSDADNMSQSSSIYHNDRAGSSYSGDEGSSGLTRKTYSGYALVSASPLVGLPESSHLGWGHWFTLRDLELATNRFSKENVLGEGGYGVVYRGRLINGSEVAVKKLLNNLGQAEKEFRVEVEAIGHVRHKNLVRLLGYCIEGIHRMLVYEYVNNGNLEQWLHGAMHQHAVLSWENRMKIILGTAKALAYLHEAIEPKVVHRDIKSSNILIDDECNAKISDFGLAKLLGSDKSYVATRVMGTFGYVAPEYANTGLLNEKSDVYSFGVLLLETVTGRDPVDYSRPANEVNLVEWLKMMVGNRRAEEVVDPHLEVKPAIRVLKRTLLVALRCVDPDSDKRPKMGQVVRMLEADEVPYREDRRNRRHQAGNMEIESHNYSSSDQETSVGMRSYQTSERF is encoded by the exons ATGTCATCTGATAGCTCATTGCACGCAGAATTAACACAAAAGACGCCAGTTTTGGGTCTGAGACTTTGGGTTATCATTGGCATTTGCATTGGTGTTTTGATCGTCTTCATTCTCTCCATCTTGTCCATATGGGTGGCATCCAAGAGAAAGACAAAGAGGTCTTTTGACACCTTGCCGATCTCACAAATACCCAATGTCTCAAAGGAAATCACGGTCGACAGAGTTGGTAAACAGTGCGTTGCTCAAACTCTTCAGGACAGGGAAGGTCCTTTCTTCCTCCCGCAAGACAAATTCAGTGATATGGATTCGGGAAAGACACTTGCACAATTGACCATGAGCAAGTCGAGTGATGCGGATAACATGAGTCAGTCAAGCTCAATATACCACAATGACAGGGCAGGGAGTTCATATTCTGGTGATGAAGGAAGCTCAGGACTGACTAGGAAAACTTATTCTGGATATGCACTCGTTTCCGCATCTCCTTTAGTTGGACTACCAGAGTCCTCACATCTAGGATGGGGTCACTGGTTTACTCTAAGGGATCTTGAGCTTGCTACAAATCGTTTCTCCAAAGAGAATGTTCTTGGGGAGGGTGGATACGGAGTTGTTTATCGGGGTCGTTTAATAAATGGATCTGAGGTTGCTGTCAAGAAACTTCTAAACAATCT GGGACAGGCAGAGAAGGAGTTCAGAGTGGAAGTAGAAGCCATTGGTCATGTTCGACACAAGAATCTAGTGAGGCTTTTGGGATATTGTATTGAAGGAATTCATAG GATGCTTGTGTACGAGTATGTTAATAATGGCAATTTAGAGCAGTGGCTACATGGAGCCATGCATCAACATGCTGTACTCAGTTGGGAGAATCGCATGAAGATTATCCTTGGCACGGCTAAGGC GCTTGCATATCTACACGAAGCAATTGAACCAAAAGTTGTGCATCGAGATATCAAATCAAGTAATATCTTGATTGATGATGAATGTAATGCAAAGATATCTGATTTTGGATTGGCTAAGCTCTTGGGTTCGGATAAAAGTTACGTTGCAACTAGAGTTATGGGAACATTTGG GTATGTGGCTCCTGAATATGCTAACACTGGTCTTCTAAATGAGAAGAGTGATGTTTATAGCTTTGGAGTGCTGTTACTGGAGACAGTTACTGGTAGGGATCCTGTAGATTACAGCAGGCCAGCAAATGAG GTGAATTTAGTTGAGTGGCTTAAAATGATGGTTGGGAATAGAAGGGCTGAAGAAGTCGTGGATCCGCATCTTGAGGTGAAACCAGCTATACGAGTGCTTAAGCGCACCCTTTTGGTTGCGTTAAGATGTGTCGACCCTGATTCTGATAAGAGACCCAAGATGGGTCAGGTTGTTCGAATGCTCGAGGCAGATGAAGTTCCATATCGTGAG GACCGGAGAAACAGAAGGCACCAGGCAGGAAACATGGAGATAGAATCCCACAACTACAGTTCAAGTGATCAAGAAACTAGTGTTGGAATGCGAAGCTATCAAACTTCTGAAAGGTTTTAG
- the LOC122033720 gene encoding PLASMODESMATA CALLOSE-BINDING PROTEIN 3-like isoform X1, which produces MKMRVIILLGLFLSCSSALLAKETEMDVVTPITTVPVINPTTTTTPVYNPFPTISSPVTPTQITNPFSTPAMMTPSGQNWCVASQTASQTALQVALDYACGYGGADCSAIQKGGSCFDPDTLHDHASYAFNDYYQRNPVPTSCDFGGTASIVNADPSTSTCHYPSTSSTSPSPVVNTTYPSPSTYPSPSGPDVYGSSVPPSTEESDSASILNSVQLWISLVCLLVLLGDLSVSN; this is translated from the exons ATGAAGATGCGCGTGATCATTCTACTGGGATTATTTCTCTCCTGCTCCTCCG CACTACTTGCAAAAGAAACAGAAATGGATGTTGTCACACCGATAACCACAGTTCCAGTGATCAATCCTACTACGACGACAACCCCTGTCTACAATCCATTTCCGACGATATCATCTCCGGTCACTCCAACACAGATCACGAACCCGTTCTCGACACCGGCAATGATGACTCCGTCGGGGCAAAACTGGTGCGTGGCAAGCCAAACTGCGTCGCAGACGGCGCTGCAGGTGGCTCTGGACTACGCCTGTGGATATGGAGGGGCAGATTGTTCAGCCATTCAGAAAGGTGGGAGCTGCTTCGATCCTGATACCCTGCATGACCATGCTTCCTATGCGTTCAACGATTACTACCAGAGGAATCCGGTTCCTACCAGTTGCGATTTTGGAGGAACAGCTAGCATTGTCAATGCGGATCCGA GTACTTCGACGTGCCATTATCCGTCGACCAG CAGCACGAGCCCGTCGCCAGTCGTCAACACAACTTATCCTTCTCCCTCGACGTATCCTTCTCCATCGGGACCAGACGTTTATGGATCATCTGTTCCTCCATCTACGGAAGAAAGTGACTCCGCCTCGATCTTAAACAGCGTGCAACTTTGGATATCCCTGGTGTGTCTCCTGGTGCTGCTCGGCGATTTATCTGTCAGCAACTAG
- the LOC122033720 gene encoding PLASMODESMATA CALLOSE-BINDING PROTEIN 3-like isoform X2 — protein sequence MKMRVIILLGLFLSCSSALLAKETEMDVVTPITTVPVINPTTTTTPVYNPFPTISSPVTPTQITNPFSTPAMMTPSGQNWCVASQTASQTALQVALDYACGYGGADCSAIQKGGSCFDPDTLHDHASYAFNDYYQRNPVPTSCDFGGTASIVNADPSTSTCHYPSTSTSPSPVVNTTYPSPSTYPSPSGPDVYGSSVPPSTEESDSASILNSVQLWISLVCLLVLLGDLSVSN from the exons ATGAAGATGCGCGTGATCATTCTACTGGGATTATTTCTCTCCTGCTCCTCCG CACTACTTGCAAAAGAAACAGAAATGGATGTTGTCACACCGATAACCACAGTTCCAGTGATCAATCCTACTACGACGACAACCCCTGTCTACAATCCATTTCCGACGATATCATCTCCGGTCACTCCAACACAGATCACGAACCCGTTCTCGACACCGGCAATGATGACTCCGTCGGGGCAAAACTGGTGCGTGGCAAGCCAAACTGCGTCGCAGACGGCGCTGCAGGTGGCTCTGGACTACGCCTGTGGATATGGAGGGGCAGATTGTTCAGCCATTCAGAAAGGTGGGAGCTGCTTCGATCCTGATACCCTGCATGACCATGCTTCCTATGCGTTCAACGATTACTACCAGAGGAATCCGGTTCCTACCAGTTGCGATTTTGGAGGAACAGCTAGCATTGTCAATGCGGATCCGA GTACTTCGACGTGCCATTATCCGTCGACCAG CACGAGCCCGTCGCCAGTCGTCAACACAACTTATCCTTCTCCCTCGACGTATCCTTCTCCATCGGGACCAGACGTTTATGGATCATCTGTTCCTCCATCTACGGAAGAAAGTGACTCCGCCTCGATCTTAAACAGCGTGCAACTTTGGATATCCCTGGTGTGTCTCCTGGTGCTGCTCGGCGATTTATCTGTCAGCAACTAG